A single genomic interval of Polaribacter vadi harbors:
- a CDS encoding DNA gyrase/topoisomerase IV subunit A yields the protein MSEEINENEHEEELTNQENQSEDTDNQTESVETITKVTGMYKEWFLDYASYVILERAVPSLEDGLKPVQRRIMHSMKDLDDGRYNKVANIVGHTMQYHPHGDASIADAMVQIGQKELLIDMQGNWGNILTGDRAAASRYIEARLSKFALDVVFNPKTTDWKMSYDGRRKEPIDLPVKFPLLLAQGAEGIAVGLSTKILPHNFIELIDASIKYLKGRSFKIVPDFLTGGIADFTGYKDGKRGGRVRVRAKISQLDKKTLVINEIPFGTTTTSLIDSIIKANEKGKIKIKKIEDNTAAEVEIVVHLPPNVSPDKSIDALYAFTNCESSISPLACTIENNKPVFVGVSEMLKHSTDLTVNLLKKELEIQLNELEEQWHFSSLERIFIENRIYRDIEEEETWEGVIKAIDLGLQPYIKHLKRPVTEEDITRLTEIRIKKISKFDIDKAKQFLESLEDKIAVVKNHLANLIEFAIDYFKRLKETYGAGKERKTEIRIFDDIVASKVAMNNAKLYVNRAEGFIGTSLKRDEFVTDCSDIDDIIIFRKDGGMMVTKADAKTFVGKDIIHVAVFKKKDKRTVYNYIYRDGARGASYMKRFNVTSMTRDKEYDLTNGSKNSIVHYFSANPNGEAEVVTINLRAVGSVKKLKWDIDFADLAVKGRAVRGNRITKYSIKSVDFKSEGVSTLKPRKIWFDDAVQRLNVDERGELLGEFRAEDKLLIITQSGKAKAVKPNLAMHFEDDMIVLEKWKPNKPISAIYFDGEKERYYVKRFLIETTEKEEEFISDHPKSQLEIVATDYRPVAEVQFSKRSLENEEVNFEEFIAVKGIKALGNQLTTDKIKQVNLLESLPFEEPEEETPEEIEVVDEEVIEDKLPIDVPEFKKPVSEELSAEEKAKIALQKSIARKKAEQKRIDDENQTKLF from the coding sequence ATGAGTGAAGAAATAAACGAGAACGAACACGAAGAGGAATTAACGAATCAAGAAAATCAATCTGAAGATACTGATAACCAGACAGAATCTGTAGAAACCATTACCAAAGTTACAGGAATGTACAAGGAGTGGTTTTTGGATTATGCTAGTTACGTAATTTTAGAAAGAGCAGTGCCTTCTTTAGAAGACGGATTGAAACCTGTGCAACGTAGAATTATGCATTCTATGAAAGATTTGGATGATGGACGTTACAACAAAGTAGCGAATATTGTTGGGCATACAATGCAGTATCATCCTCATGGAGATGCTTCTATTGCAGATGCTATGGTTCAAATTGGCCAGAAAGAATTGCTAATTGATATGCAAGGAAACTGGGGAAATATTTTGACTGGAGATAGAGCTGCAGCCTCAAGATATATTGAAGCACGTTTGTCTAAATTTGCCTTGGATGTTGTTTTTAATCCGAAAACTACGGATTGGAAAATGTCTTATGATGGTCGTAGAAAAGAGCCAATTGATTTACCTGTAAAATTCCCATTATTACTGGCACAAGGAGCAGAAGGAATTGCAGTAGGGTTATCAACCAAAATATTACCTCACAATTTTATTGAATTAATTGATGCTTCCATAAAATATTTAAAAGGGAGAAGTTTTAAAATTGTTCCAGATTTTTTAACAGGAGGAATTGCAGATTTTACAGGATATAAAGACGGAAAAAGAGGAGGAAGAGTTCGAGTTCGTGCAAAAATTTCGCAATTAGATAAAAAGACGTTGGTTATTAATGAAATTCCTTTTGGAACCACCACAACTTCTTTAATTGACAGTATTATAAAAGCCAATGAAAAAGGGAAAATAAAAATTAAAAAAATTGAAGATAATACTGCTGCTGAAGTAGAAATAGTGGTGCATTTACCACCAAACGTTTCACCAGATAAAAGTATTGATGCTTTGTATGCGTTTACAAATTGCGAAAGCTCAATTTCGCCTTTAGCGTGTACAATTGAAAATAACAAACCTGTTTTTGTTGGCGTTTCAGAAATGTTGAAACACTCCACAGATTTAACTGTTAATTTACTGAAAAAGGAATTAGAAATTCAGTTAAATGAATTAGAAGAACAATGGCATTTTTCATCTTTAGAAAGAATTTTTATAGAAAATAGAATTTATAGGGATATTGAAGAAGAAGAAACTTGGGAAGGTGTTATTAAAGCAATCGATTTAGGATTGCAACCTTATATTAAACATCTTAAAAGACCAGTTACAGAAGAAGATATTACACGTTTAACAGAAATTCGTATTAAGAAAATATCGAAATTTGATATTGACAAAGCCAAACAATTTTTAGAAAGTTTAGAAGATAAAATTGCAGTGGTTAAAAATCATTTAGCCAATTTAATTGAATTCGCAATTGATTACTTTAAACGTTTAAAAGAAACCTATGGAGCAGGAAAAGAACGTAAAACAGAAATTAGAATTTTTGATGATATTGTAGCTAGTAAAGTTGCTATGAATAACGCAAAATTATATGTAAATAGGGCAGAAGGTTTTATTGGTACATCATTGAAAAGAGATGAATTTGTTACAGATTGTTCTGATATTGATGACATTATTATCTTTAGAAAAGATGGTGGAATGATGGTTACTAAAGCGGATGCAAAAACTTTTGTTGGTAAAGATATTATTCACGTTGCTGTATTTAAAAAGAAAGATAAACGTACTGTTTACAACTATATTTATAGAGATGGAGCAAGAGGCGCAAGTTATATGAAACGTTTTAACGTAACATCTATGACTCGTGATAAAGAGTACGATTTAACCAATGGAAGTAAAAACTCTATTGTGCATTATTTTTCTGCAAATCCAAATGGAGAAGCAGAAGTAGTTACTATTAATTTAAGAGCAGTTGGTAGTGTTAAGAAATTGAAATGGGATATTGATTTTGCAGATTTGGCTGTAAAAGGTAGAGCTGTTAGAGGAAATAGAATCACAAAGTATAGTATTAAATCTGTCGATTTTAAAAGCGAAGGAGTTTCAACATTAAAACCACGTAAAATTTGGTTTGATGATGCTGTGCAACGTTTAAATGTTGATGAAAGAGGCGAATTGTTAGGCGAATTTAGAGCAGAAGATAAATTATTAATTATTACTCAAAGTGGAAAAGCAAAAGCCGTAAAACCAAACTTGGCAATGCATTTTGAAGATGATATGATTGTCTTAGAAAAATGGAAACCAAATAAACCTATTTCTGCCATTTATTTTGATGGAGAAAAAGAACGTTATTATGTAAAACGCTTTTTGATTGAAACCACAGAAAAGGAGGAAGAGTTTATATCTGATCACCCAAAAAGTCAATTAGAAATTGTAGCTACAGATTATAGACCTGTTGCAGAAGTTCAGTTTTCTAAAAGAAGTTTAGAAAATGAAGAAGTTAATTTTGAGGAATTTATAGCTGTAAAAGGAATAAAAGCTTTAGGAAATCAATTAACAACCGATAAAATTAAACAAGTTAATTTGTTAGAATCTTTACCTTTTGAAGAACCTGAAGAAGAAACTCCAGAAGAAATTGAAGTTGTGGATGAAGAAGTGATTGAAGATAAATTACCCATTGATGTTCCTGAATTTAAAAAACCTGTTTCAGAAGAATTATCTGCAGAAGAAAAAGCAAAAATTGCTTTGCAAAAATCGATAGCCAGAAAGAAAGCAGAACAAAAGAGAATTGATGATGAAAATCAGACGAAGTTGTTTTAA
- a CDS encoding DUF2834 domain-containing protein — MKLKHLYLLLSILGICYTWYYNIQYFNTVENVSFVGFLNDAQQNFAGKSFGADLTVVVFTFFAFMIPESLRLKIKYWWVLIPFTFLIAIAFTFPLFLYLRANALEKRMNEAQNK, encoded by the coding sequence TTGAAACTCAAACATCTCTATTTACTATTATCAATTTTAGGAATCTGCTACACTTGGTATTATAATATCCAATATTTCAACACAGTTGAAAATGTAAGTTTTGTTGGTTTCCTTAATGATGCTCAACAAAATTTTGCTGGTAAATCTTTTGGAGCAGATTTAACTGTGGTTGTTTTTACGTTTTTTGCTTTTATGATTCCTGAATCTTTACGTTTAAAAATTAAATATTGGTGGGTTTTAATTCCGTTTACATTTTTAATTGCAATCGCCTTTACCTTTCCTCTTTTCTTATATTTGAGAGCAAATGCTTTAGAAAAAAGAATGAATGAGGCTCAAAATAAATAA
- a CDS encoding ABC transporter substrate-binding protein, whose translation MKNSKILFFLSILSILISCKKEVIKVDEKNQPESNIKYAKGFDIVDENGVKKLIIKSAYQNSDEIFEYIIQNKTDQKEQIENNLFTPIQKIVVTSTTHIPMVELLNEETAIVGFPYSKYVSSAKTRVLIDEGKIQEIGKESSLNTEILLDLQPELVVGYSVSSADKSLTTIQKSGINVIYNGDWLEETPLGRAEWIKFFGVLFDKEKQADSIFKMIEANYIEAKQIALKSTKKPTILSGAIMSKDIWNLPAGESFVAQFLIDANLDYLWKNTEGKGSLSLSFESVFDKGQNADYWITPGYFSSKEQLLNSNDIYKKFNAFQNDKIYTPILKKGKTGGAIYYELAGTRPDLVLKDLIKITNPELLLNYEFTFFEKMK comes from the coding sequence ATGAAAAACTCAAAAATTTTATTCTTTTTATCGATTTTATCAATTTTAATTTCTTGTAAAAAAGAAGTTATTAAAGTTGATGAAAAAAATCAACCTGAAAGTAATATTAAATATGCAAAAGGTTTTGATATTGTTGATGAAAATGGAGTTAAAAAGTTGATTATAAAATCTGCGTATCAAAATTCCGATGAAATTTTTGAGTATATCATTCAAAATAAAACTGACCAAAAAGAGCAAATTGAAAACAACCTCTTTACTCCTATTCAAAAAATTGTGGTGACTTCTACAACCCATATTCCAATGGTTGAGTTGTTGAATGAAGAAACTGCTATTGTTGGTTTTCCATATTCTAAATATGTTTCATCAGCAAAAACTAGAGTTTTAATTGATGAAGGAAAAATACAAGAAATAGGAAAAGAAAGTTCGCTAAACACAGAAATATTATTGGATTTACAACCAGAATTAGTGGTTGGTTATAGTGTTTCTTCTGCTGATAAATCTTTAACAACCATTCAAAAATCAGGCATAAATGTAATTTACAATGGAGATTGGTTGGAAGAAACTCCTTTAGGAAGAGCTGAATGGATTAAATTTTTTGGAGTTTTGTTTGATAAAGAAAAACAAGCTGATAGTATTTTTAAAATGATAGAAGCCAATTATATAGAAGCGAAACAAATCGCTTTAAAATCCACAAAAAAACCAACAATTTTATCGGGTGCAATTATGAGTAAGGATATTTGGAATTTACCTGCTGGAGAAAGTTTTGTTGCTCAATTTTTAATAGATGCAAATTTAGACTATCTATGGAAAAATACAGAAGGGAAAGGAAGTTTGTCTTTGAGTTTTGAAAGTGTTTTTGACAAGGGTCAAAATGCCGATTATTGGATTACTCCTGGTTATTTCTCATCAAAAGAACAACTTTTAAATAGTAATGACATCTATAAGAAATTTAATGCTTTTCAAAACGATAAAATCTATACACCAATCCTTAAAAAAGGAAAAACAGGTGGCGCAATTTATTACGAATTAGCAGGAACTAGACCTGATTTGGTTTTAAAAGATTTGATTAAAATTACAAATCCTGAATTATTACTTAATTACGAATTTACGTTTTTTGAAAAAATGAAATAA
- the guaC gene encoding GMP reductase, protein MRIENELKLGFKDVMIRPKRSTLKSRSQVSLEREFKFLHSDVVWSGIPIMAANMDTVGTFEMAKALAKHKLFTAIHKHYSIEEWRDFATNSSEEILKNIAVSTGTGKEDSQKVAQILSEFPQINFICVDVANGYSEHFVNFVKKMRKNHPKKVIIAGNVVTGEMVEELLLAGADIIKVGIGPGSVCTTRVKTGVGYPQLSAIIECADAAHGMGGQIISDGGCKIPGDLSKAFGGSADFVMLGGMFAGHTESGGELIEKNGEKFKAFYGMSSETAMNKHAGGVANYRASEGKTVEVPFKGDVEHTIIDILGGIRSTCTYVGASRLKELTKRTTFIRVQEQENQVYN, encoded by the coding sequence ATGAGGATAGAAAATGAACTAAAATTAGGTTTTAAAGATGTAATGATTCGTCCAAAACGATCTACTTTAAAATCGCGTTCGCAAGTAAGTTTAGAAAGAGAATTTAAATTTTTACATAGTGATGTTGTTTGGTCTGGAATACCAATAATGGCAGCAAATATGGATACTGTTGGCACTTTTGAAATGGCAAAAGCATTAGCAAAACATAAATTATTTACAGCAATTCATAAACATTATTCTATTGAAGAATGGCGAGATTTCGCTACAAATTCATCCGAAGAAATTTTAAAAAATATTGCAGTAAGTACAGGAACTGGAAAAGAAGATTCGCAGAAAGTTGCGCAAATTTTATCAGAATTTCCGCAAATAAATTTTATTTGTGTGGATGTTGCTAATGGCTATTCTGAACATTTTGTAAATTTTGTAAAGAAAATGCGTAAAAATCATCCAAAGAAAGTAATCATTGCTGGTAATGTAGTTACAGGAGAAATGGTGGAAGAACTTTTATTGGCTGGAGCAGACATTATAAAAGTTGGCATTGGACCTGGTTCTGTTTGTACAACTCGTGTAAAAACGGGTGTTGGTTACCCACAATTATCTGCCATTATAGAATGTGCAGATGCTGCTCATGGAATGGGTGGACAAATAATTTCTGATGGTGGTTGTAAAATTCCTGGAGATTTATCGAAAGCTTTTGGAGGAAGTGCAGATTTTGTAATGTTAGGAGGTATGTTTGCTGGACACACAGAAAGTGGTGGAGAATTAATCGAAAAAAACGGAGAGAAATTCAAAGCTTTTTATGGAATGAGTTCTGAAACTGCCATGAATAAACATGCAGGAGGTGTTGCAAATTACAGAGCTTCTGAAGGTAAAACTGTAGAAGTGCCTTTTAAAGGTGATGTTGAACATACAATCATCGATATTTTAGGTGGAATTAGATCTACTTGTACGTATGTTGGCGCAAGCAGATTAAAAGAATTGACAAAAAGAACCACTTTTATTAGAGTTCAAGAACAAGAAAATCAAGTTTATAACTAA
- a CDS encoding TonB-dependent receptor plug domain-containing protein → MKKQFLIVSVLACNFFSTNVFSQQEKEKIESLNEVVVTATKFETNKKNVGKIVYKITQETIENNQGKTVVDLLNDVPGVEINGNFSTKGQNLGYYIRGGRNRQVAILIDGVNVNDPSSFNGDFDLRQIDINQIESIEVLKGASSTLYGSGAATGVINIILKKSSKDSFAGTFTTSIGTNSSSENNNFSGEEFSTNFNFNGTLGKVDYLLGLNANGSSGLSAAESTTNSAFEEDNFSRQNVLLKVNYAVNDKLKIGLLSSYDEFSTDFDGFDYDPVTFASIPADKDNNSTSVQKRVGVNADYSYKNGELKIRTFLTEIDRNETPSNDFFYGEVYGFDVYNNYKFNDQFSFLVGFTSQFQDMIQRTSYSTIEEGSGKQHFYDPYVSVNYFSEAGFNISAGTRLNIHSEYGNNFVFDVNPSYNFKIAENDIKVFASYSTAFIAPTLSEIFTKLPTLDELLPEEDVTIEGGFDVALGNKISLSVTYFYREETNKIGYDPATYQTINDLGTFSAKGLETEISYKASQKLNLLANYTYIDRDENLLLKIPQNKFFIKADYNLFPQTFTSLSYRFVDETKDFGNVDLASYSLVDFFINHSLLENKVTFYGSVTNIFNEDFQEIAGFTTRGRNYNLGLKINL, encoded by the coding sequence ATGAAAAAACAGTTTTTAATTGTTAGTGTTTTGGCGTGCAATTTTTTTAGCACAAATGTATTTTCTCAACAAGAAAAAGAGAAAATAGAATCTTTAAATGAAGTTGTAGTAACCGCTACAAAATTTGAAACCAATAAAAAGAATGTTGGTAAAATTGTGTACAAAATTACACAAGAAACTATCGAAAATAATCAAGGAAAAACAGTTGTAGACTTATTGAATGACGTTCCTGGTGTAGAAATTAATGGTAATTTTAGTACAAAAGGTCAAAATTTAGGTTATTATATTAGAGGTGGACGAAATAGACAAGTAGCTATTTTAATTGATGGTGTAAATGTAAATGACCCATCTTCTTTTAATGGCGATTTCGATTTACGTCAAATAGATATTAATCAAATAGAAAGTATTGAGGTTTTAAAGGGAGCATCATCTACATTGTATGGTTCAGGAGCTGCAACAGGTGTTATCAACATCATCTTAAAGAAATCTTCGAAAGATAGTTTTGCAGGAACTTTTACAACTTCTATTGGTACAAATTCATCGAGTGAAAATAATAATTTTTCTGGAGAAGAATTTTCTACGAACTTTAATTTTAACGGAACTTTAGGTAAAGTTGATTATTTATTAGGATTAAATGCTAATGGTTCTAGTGGTTTGTCTGCTGCAGAAAGCACAACAAATTCTGCTTTTGAAGAAGATAATTTTTCAAGACAAAATGTGCTATTAAAAGTTAATTATGCTGTAAATGATAAATTAAAAATAGGTTTATTATCTAGTTATGATGAATTTTCTACAGATTTTGATGGTTTTGATTATGATCCAGTAACCTTTGCAAGTATTCCTGCTGATAAAGATAATAACTCAACAAGCGTTCAAAAAAGAGTAGGAGTAAATGCAGATTATTCTTACAAAAATGGCGAATTAAAAATAAGAACTTTCTTGACTGAAATTGATAGAAATGAAACGCCTTCTAATGATTTTTTCTATGGAGAAGTGTATGGTTTTGATGTTTATAATAATTATAAATTCAATGATCAATTTTCTTTTTTAGTTGGTTTTACATCACAATTTCAAGATATGATTCAAAGAACTTCTTATAGTACTATTGAAGAAGGTTCAGGAAAACAGCATTTTTATGATCCTTATGTGTCTGTAAATTATTTTTCGGAAGCTGGCTTTAATATAAGTGCAGGAACTCGTTTAAATATACATAGTGAATATGGAAACAATTTTGTTTTTGATGTAAACCCTTCTTACAATTTTAAAATTGCAGAAAATGATATTAAGGTTTTTGCGTCTTACAGTACTGCTTTTATAGCACCAACTTTGTCAGAAATTTTCACAAAATTGCCAACTTTAGACGAATTATTACCAGAAGAAGATGTTACTATAGAAGGTGGTTTTGATGTAGCTTTAGGTAATAAAATCAGCCTAAGTGTAACCTATTTTTATAGAGAAGAAACTAATAAAATAGGGTATGATCCAGCAACTTATCAGACCATTAATGATTTAGGAACTTTTTCTGCCAAAGGTTTAGAAACTGAAATTTCTTACAAAGCGTCTCAGAAATTAAATTTATTAGCAAATTACACCTATATAGATAGAGATGAGAATTTGTTATTAAAAATTCCTCAAAACAAATTTTTTATCAAGGCAGATTATAATTTGTTTCCACAAACATTTACTTCTTTAAGTTACAGGTTTGTTGATGAAACAAAAGATTTTGGTAATGTAGATTTGGCTTCTTACAGTTTAGTAGATTTTTTCATAAACCATAGTTTATTAGAAAATAAAGTTACTTTTTACGGAAGTGTAACCAATATTTTTAATGAAGATTTTCAAGAAATTGCAGGTTTTACAACTCGTGGAAGAAACTACAATTTAGGTTTAAAAATAAATTTATAA
- a CDS encoding DUF3307 domain-containing protein — translation MLIFLKFLLAHILGDFVFQSEKWVKDKEGKKVKSTKLYVHIAVHTVLLLLILQVDLQKYWAGFLLIVISHYAIDLLKLYFQKKKTKRVWFFIDQILHIFMLIVATSFYTDFSLSTLNIINEENLLLLIFLLLVIFVAAIIIKLIITQWNPEKKKENDDSLAKAGRYIGILERLFVFTFVVTNHWEAIGFLLAAKSVFRFGDLTSSKDRKLTEYILIGTLLSFGFAILLGVLYLQTLKILS, via the coding sequence ATGTTGATATTTTTAAAGTTTTTATTGGCACATATTTTAGGAGATTTTGTTTTTCAGTCAGAAAAATGGGTAAAAGACAAAGAAGGAAAGAAAGTAAAATCTACAAAATTATACGTCCATATTGCTGTTCATACTGTTTTATTATTGTTGATATTACAAGTTGATTTGCAAAAATATTGGGCAGGATTTTTACTAATTGTTATTTCTCATTATGCAATTGACTTGCTAAAACTATACTTTCAAAAGAAGAAAACAAAACGAGTTTGGTTTTTTATAGATCAAATTTTACATATTTTTATGTTGATTGTTGCCACTTCTTTTTATACTGATTTTTCGTTATCAACTTTAAACATCATCAACGAAGAAAATTTATTATTGTTGATATTTTTATTGCTCGTAATTTTTGTTGCTGCAATTATCATTAAATTAATTATTACACAATGGAATCCTGAAAAGAAAAAAGAAAACGACGATTCTTTGGCAAAAGCAGGAAGATATATTGGGATCTTAGAAAGGCTATTTGTATTCACTTTTGTAGTTACAAACCATTGGGAAGCTATTGGTTTTTTGTTGGCAGCAAAATCGGTTTTTAGATTTGGCGATTTAACATCATCTAAAGACAGAAAATTAACCGAATATATTTTAATAGGAACTTTATTGAGTTTTGGGTTTGCGATACTTTTAGGAGTTTTATATTTGCAAACCTTAAAAATACTATCATAA
- a CDS encoding ATP-dependent helicase produces the protein MNTYLNTLNEAQKQAVIQKDGPMIIIAGAGSGKTRVLTYRIAHLMQSGVDAFNILSLTFTNKAAKEMKARIAGVVGQSEAKNLWMGTFHSVFARILRSEADKLGFPTNFTIYDTQDSVRLISAIIKEKNLNKEQYKPKQILGRISSFKNSLITVRAYFNNSDLQEADLHASRPEVGNIYKEYVDRCFKSGAMDFDDLLLRTNELLARFPDVLAKYQDRFRYIMVDEYQDTNHSQYIIVRALADKFGNICVVGDDSQSIYSFRGANIQNILNFQKDYPDVKTFKLEQNYRSTKNIVNAANSVIARNKTKLDKEVWTSNDAGDSINVMRTISDGEEGRFVAQSIWENMMNNQLTPDSFCILYRTNSQSRAIEDALRKKNIDYKIYGGISFYQRKEIKDILSYLRILINPSDEEALKRIINYPARGIGATTIDKLTIAANHYKKSIFDILKYIDKIDLKLNSGTKNKLQNFMNMILRLQIEAKTKNAFEIAEVVVKQTQLIKDLEKDGTPEAVSKVENVQELLNGIKDFITDKIEQGEDTSLTSFLEDVALATDFDSEKNDDKPTVSLMTIHQSKGLEYLYVYVVGLEENLFPSAMSMNTRSELEEERRLFYVALTRAEKVAYLTYAQTRYRWGKLIDAEPSRFLEEIDDQYLHYITPKVPESSVNRFIDKSIFDDAPKGIRFQKPIQRKKAERDLIKKKEIIVPKNLKKVSQATTPKANLFDGTIAVGNIVEHNRFGSGEVIALEGNGPNKKAEIKFGTVGKKKLLLQFAKLKVIG, from the coding sequence TTGAATACATACTTAAATACTTTAAACGAAGCACAGAAGCAGGCTGTTATTCAAAAAGACGGCCCAATGATTATTATTGCAGGTGCAGGTTCTGGTAAAACACGAGTTTTAACCTACAGAATTGCACATTTAATGCAATCTGGAGTAGATGCTTTTAATATTTTATCGCTCACATTTACCAACAAAGCTGCCAAAGAAATGAAAGCTAGAATTGCTGGAGTTGTTGGGCAAAGTGAAGCTAAAAATCTTTGGATGGGAACTTTTCACTCTGTTTTTGCACGTATTTTACGTTCGGAGGCAGATAAATTAGGTTTCCCAACAAACTTTACTATTTACGATACGCAAGACTCTGTTCGTTTAATTTCTGCCATCATAAAAGAGAAGAATTTAAACAAAGAACAATACAAACCAAAACAGATTTTAGGGAGAATATCATCCTTTAAAAACAGTTTAATAACAGTAAGAGCTTATTTTAATAATTCGGATTTACAAGAAGCAGATTTACATGCAAGCAGACCAGAAGTTGGTAATATTTATAAAGAATATGTAGATAGATGTTTTAAATCTGGTGCTATGGATTTTGATGATTTATTGTTAAGAACCAACGAATTATTGGCGCGTTTTCCAGATGTTTTGGCTAAATATCAAGACAGATTTAGATATATTATGGTGGATGAGTACCAAGATACAAACCACTCACAATATATAATTGTAAGAGCATTGGCAGATAAATTTGGAAATATTTGTGTAGTTGGAGATGATTCTCAAAGTATTTATAGTTTTAGGGGAGCAAATATTCAGAATATCTTAAATTTTCAAAAAGATTATCCTGATGTAAAAACCTTTAAATTAGAGCAAAATTACAGATCTACAAAAAACATTGTAAATGCAGCAAACTCTGTAATTGCAAGAAATAAAACAAAATTAGATAAAGAAGTTTGGACGAGTAATGATGCTGGAGATTCTATAAACGTAATGCGAACCATTTCTGATGGTGAAGAAGGACGTTTTGTAGCACAATCTATTTGGGAAAATATGATGAACAATCAATTAACGCCCGATAGTTTTTGTATTTTGTATAGAACAAATTCACAATCTAGAGCCATAGAAGATGCTTTAAGAAAAAAGAATATCGACTATAAAATATATGGGGGAATTTCTTTTTATCAGCGTAAAGAAATTAAAGACATTTTGTCTTATTTGCGTATTTTAATCAACCCAAGTGATGAAGAAGCATTAAAGAGAATCATTAATTACCCAGCAAGAGGAATTGGTGCTACAACTATTGATAAGCTTACGATTGCTGCAAATCATTATAAAAAATCCATTTTCGATATTTTAAAATATATTGATAAAATTGACCTAAAATTAAATTCTGGCACAAAAAATAAGTTGCAGAATTTTATGAATATGATTTTGCGATTACAAATTGAAGCAAAAACAAAAAATGCTTTTGAAATTGCAGAAGTAGTTGTAAAACAAACGCAATTAATAAAAGATTTAGAAAAAGATGGCACTCCAGAAGCTGTTAGTAAAGTAGAAAATGTTCAAGAACTTTTAAACGGAATTAAAGATTTTATTACTGATAAAATTGAACAGGGAGAAGATACTTCTTTAACATCGTTTTTGGAGGATGTTGCTTTGGCTACAGATTTTGATTCAGAAAAAAATGATGACAAACCTACAGTTTCTTTAATGACAATTCATCAATCTAAAGGATTGGAATATTTGTATGTGTATGTTGTTGGTTTAGAGGAAAATTTATTTCCATCTGCCATGAGCATGAATACTAGAAGTGAGTTAGAGGAAGAACGAAGATTGTTTTATGTGGCGTTAACCAGAGCAGAAAAAGTTGCGTATTTAACTTATGCACAAACTCGTTATAGATGGGGAAAATTAATTGATGCAGAGCCAAGTCGATTTTTAGAAGAAATTGATGATCAATATTTGCATTATATTACTCCAAAAGTTCCAGAATCTTCTGTAAATAGATTTATTGATAAAAGTATTTTTGATGATGCACCAAAAGGAATTCGTTTTCAAAAACCAATTCAACGTAAAAAAGCAGAACGAGATTTAATAAAAAAGAAAGAAATTATTGTTCCTAAAAACTTAAAAAAAGTATCGCAAGCAACAACACCTAAAGCCAATTTGTTTGATGGTACTATTGCAGTTGGTAATATTGTTGAACACAATAGGTTTGGTAGTGGAGAAGTAATTGCTTTAGAAGGAAATGGCCCCAATAAAAAAGCAGAGATAAAGTTTGGAACTGTTGGTAAAAAGAAATTATTACTACAATTCGCCAAATTAAAAGTGATTGGTTAA
- the tnpA gene encoding IS200/IS605 family transposase, producing the protein MANTYTQLYFHIVFAVKGRDNLITSKFKIELYKYITGIISNKNQKLMIINGIPNHIHLLIGTKPNCNLSDLVRDIKANSSKWINENKFVLGKFEWQTGFGAFTVSHSGIDKVIKYIKDQEKHHKIKSFKDEYIDFLKGYKIDFEDKYIFSED; encoded by the coding sequence ATGGCAAATACATATACACAATTATATTTCCACATTGTATTTGCTGTAAAAGGAAGAGATAATCTAATTACATCAAAATTTAAAATTGAACTATATAAATACATCACAGGAATAATCAGCAATAAAAATCAAAAATTGATGATTATTAATGGAATTCCCAATCATATTCATCTTTTAATCGGTACAAAACCAAATTGTAATTTATCAGATTTAGTGAGAGATATCAAAGCAAATTCATCTAAATGGATAAATGAAAATAAATTTGTGTTAGGTAAATTCGAATGGCAAACAGGGTTTGGTGCTTTTACAGTTAGTCATTCAGGAATTGATAAAGTGATAAAATATATAAAAGATCAAGAGAAACATCATAAAATAAAATCCTTTAAAGACGAATATATCGATTTTTTAAAAGGTTATAAAATTGATTTTGAAGATAAATATATTTTTTCAGAAGATTAA